From Lysobacter auxotrophicus, the proteins below share one genomic window:
- a CDS encoding DUF2231 domain-containing protein, whose protein sequence is MVVGHIRMHPRPVGRFHAFALAAMVPLFLGAWLCDFAYWSSHQIEWSNFASWLTAGGLVFGAVALLCALVDIARAGARGASLTLAMLLLATWVLGFINALVHARDAWAVMPTGLILSVIVALLACASALVGFTHLRAGAMS, encoded by the coding sequence ATGGTGGTGGGCCACATCCGCATGCATCCGCGGCCAGTCGGGCGTTTTCACGCGTTTGCCCTGGCCGCGATGGTGCCCTTGTTCCTCGGCGCCTGGCTGTGCGATTTCGCCTACTGGTCGAGCCATCAGATCGAGTGGAGCAATTTCGCGTCCTGGCTGACGGCCGGCGGCCTCGTGTTCGGTGCCGTGGCGTTGCTGTGCGCGCTGGTGGACATCGCCCGCGCAGGCGCGCGAGGCGCGTCGCTGACCTTGGCGATGCTTCTGCTGGCGACGTGGGTGCTGGGTTTCATCAACGCGCTCGTGCATGCGCGCGATGCCTGGGCCGTGATGCCCACCGGGCTCATCCTGTCGGTCATCGTCGCGCTGCTGGCGTGCGCGTCCGCGTTGGTTGGCTTCACGCACCTTCGCGCAGGAGCCATGTCATGA
- a CDS encoding PQQ-dependent sugar dehydrogenase — MTRTGMRCALAIAVAWSLAGCSGGDAPDLAQFGANPKLPDQERGMLPNMTIAEPAPWGDKRPTVPPGYAISAIATGLGIPRQTLVLPNGDILVAEGRGGSAPKLKPKDVVASRIKAKGTTAVAGGNRLTLLRDADGDGTYEFKTVFADKLNAPYGLALVGQALYVANQDALVRFDYRDGQTRAAAAPTVVTALPAAINHHWTKSLAADADGRYLYVGIGSNSNITERGMTAEVDRAQVWQIDPATGMHKPYATGLRNPTALAIQPGTGRLWAVVNERDELGPNLVPDYLTSVREGGFYGWPYSYWGKNVDPRVMPQDPQKVAAAIVPDYSLGSHVAALGLAFSSPAMGAKFADGVFVGEHGSWNRSPPVGYKVVFVPFRDGRPAGDPVDFVAGFRGDDGKTRGRPVGVSVDPRGALIVADDLSNTIWRVTRAANATR; from the coding sequence ATGACGCGGACCGGAATGCGATGTGCGCTCGCGATCGCGGTGGCCTGGTCGCTGGCAGGTTGCAGCGGCGGCGACGCACCGGACCTGGCGCAGTTTGGCGCGAACCCCAAGCTCCCCGACCAGGAGCGCGGGATGCTGCCCAACATGACCATCGCAGAACCTGCGCCGTGGGGCGACAAGCGCCCGACCGTCCCGCCGGGTTATGCCATCAGTGCGATCGCGACGGGGCTGGGCATCCCGCGCCAGACACTGGTGTTGCCCAACGGCGACATCCTCGTCGCCGAAGGTCGTGGCGGCAGCGCGCCCAAGCTCAAGCCGAAGGATGTCGTCGCCAGCAGGATCAAGGCCAAGGGCACCACCGCGGTGGCCGGCGGCAACCGGCTGACGCTCCTGCGCGATGCCGACGGCGATGGCACGTACGAATTCAAAACTGTCTTCGCCGACAAATTGAATGCCCCATACGGCCTGGCGCTCGTCGGGCAGGCGCTGTACGTCGCCAACCAGGACGCGCTGGTGCGCTTTGACTATCGCGATGGCCAGACCCGCGCCGCCGCCGCGCCCACCGTGGTCACGGCGCTGCCCGCGGCGATCAACCACCACTGGACGAAATCACTCGCCGCCGATGCGGACGGGCGATACCTCTACGTCGGCATCGGCTCCAACAGCAACATCACCGAACGCGGCATGACGGCGGAAGTCGACCGGGCGCAGGTCTGGCAGATCGACCCCGCCACCGGCATGCACAAGCCTTACGCCACCGGACTGCGCAATCCCACCGCGCTGGCGATCCAACCGGGCACCGGGCGACTGTGGGCCGTCGTGAACGAGCGCGACGAACTGGGCCCGAACCTGGTGCCCGATTACCTGACCTCCGTACGCGAGGGCGGCTTCTATGGCTGGCCGTACAGCTACTGGGGAAAGAACGTGGATCCGCGCGTGATGCCGCAGGATCCGCAGAAGGTGGCCGCGGCGATCGTGCCCGACTACAGTCTCGGCTCGCACGTGGCAGCGCTCGGCCTTGCCTTCTCGTCGCCCGCGATGGGCGCAAAGTTCGCCGATGGCGTATTCGTCGGCGAGCACGGAAGCTGGAACCGCAGTCCGCCGGTCGGCTACAAGGTCGTGTTCGTTCCGTTTCGCGATGGTCGGCCCGCAGGCGATCCGGTCGACTTCGTTGCGGGATTTCGTGGCGACGACGGGAAAACCCGAGGCCGTCCGGTCGGCGTGAGCGTCGACCCGCGTGGCGCACTCATCGTCGCGGACGACCTGTCGAACACCATCTGGCGCGTGACGCGCGCGGCGAACGCAACGCGCTGA
- a CDS encoding ribonuclease E inhibitor RraB, producing MAVIDTLMETAVADTDLLRRLDAQGDRFHIARDVEFLLRAPSAEKATKVASFINDYQYGIATAQGLDDAPSVLLIVHMRIEQHGLRSVSGFMACVCALFGLDYDGWGCVVQTRK from the coding sequence ATGGCCGTTATCGACACATTGATGGAAACTGCCGTAGCGGACACGGACCTGCTCAGGAGACTTGATGCGCAGGGAGATCGGTTTCACATCGCGCGCGACGTAGAATTCCTACTTCGCGCCCCGTCCGCTGAGAAGGCAACCAAGGTTGCCAGTTTCATCAACGACTATCAGTACGGGATCGCAACCGCCCAAGGCTTGGATGATGCGCCGAGCGTTCTGCTGATTGTTCATATGCGCATCGAGCAGCATGGGCTCCGGTCCGTATCAGGATTCATGGCATGCGTATGCGCGTTGTTCGGACTGGACTACGACGGGTGGGGGTGCGTCGTTCAGACGCGAAAGTGA
- a CDS encoding DUF5625 family protein: protein MNRQSPTRARRPGARTLVVLLLLVASQLVLWPTLEWLQRPIADRPLSISPAGSLETDARIHVQQRYRLSLDLPNKDAQGRAMNREALGGRQYPRVDGASIPIEWALADSRSGQVIAGGTVDTRNASQWGGGVATRHIAFVDVPPGRYRLSVRVLRNVIELQGITGRVRLGLPGGKISAGWTSTLLFWGPIASVLLVWPAIGVLIIVFLWKRSGHRRRE, encoded by the coding sequence TTGAACCGTCAATCCCCGACGCGCGCCCGCCGCCCCGGCGCGCGCACCCTGGTCGTCCTGCTGCTCCTCGTCGCCAGCCAGCTCGTCCTGTGGCCGACGCTCGAATGGTTACAGCGGCCGATTGCCGATCGCCCCCTGTCCATCAGCCCGGCAGGCTCGCTCGAAACCGACGCGCGGATCCATGTGCAACAGCGTTACCGACTTTCGCTGGACTTGCCCAACAAGGACGCGCAGGGCAGGGCGATGAACCGTGAGGCACTTGGCGGCCGTCAGTATCCACGTGTGGACGGGGCGTCGATACCGATCGAGTGGGCGCTCGCGGATAGTCGCTCCGGTCAGGTCATCGCCGGCGGCACCGTCGACACACGCAATGCATCGCAGTGGGGAGGCGGCGTGGCGACACGCCACATCGCCTTCGTGGACGTGCCCCCGGGCCGCTACCGGCTGTCGGTACGCGTGCTGCGCAACGTAATCGAGCTTCAGGGCATCACGGGTCGGGTGAGGCTAGGCCTGCCGGGCGGAAAGATTTCCGCGGGATGGACGTCGACCCTGCTTTTCTGGGGACCGATCGCGAGCGTGCTGCTGGTGTGGCCCGCCATCGGGGTGCTGATCATCGTGTTTCTCTGGAAGCGTTCGGGGCACAGGCGTCGCGAGTAA
- a CDS encoding low temperature requirement protein A, translating to MTDLRPSLLRQRATADSSRVAMVELFFDLVFVFAVTQLSHTLLEHLTVRGALQTLLLFLAVWWLWIFTSWVTNWLDPDRPPVRVMLFALMLGGLLLSSSIPQAFADRGVLFGVVFATMQVGRTVFVAVVTRGRHRVLHENFVRIALWLAASGVCWVMGGLADGPARVAWWVAAVAIEYLAPALYFYVPRLGRSNTTDWDVDGHHLAERCALFVIIALGESILVTGATFAGQAWSAPTFMAFGVAFLGSVAMWWIYFDTGAERASHRISHSDDPGRQARLAYTYLHLLIVAGIIVCAVADELTLAHPDHFRGSGKAEIVAMIGGPMLYLLGVALFKWVCNDRRTPPLSHCAGVALLGALFPFAFAHLLSPLAIGAATTLVLVIVATWETIALRRGR from the coding sequence ATGACCGACCTGCGCCCTTCCCTGCTGCGCCAGCGCGCCACTGCCGACAGCAGTCGCGTGGCGATGGTCGAACTGTTCTTCGACCTGGTGTTCGTCTTCGCCGTCACCCAGCTCTCGCACACGCTGCTGGAACACCTCACCGTGCGCGGCGCGCTGCAGACGCTGCTGCTGTTCCTGGCGGTGTGGTGGCTGTGGATCTTCACCTCGTGGGTCACCAACTGGCTCGACCCGGATCGCCCGCCGGTGCGGGTCATGCTGTTCGCGCTGATGCTCGGCGGCCTGCTGTTGTCCTCGTCCATCCCGCAGGCGTTCGCCGATCGCGGAGTGCTGTTCGGCGTGGTGTTCGCGACGATGCAGGTGGGCCGCACCGTCTTCGTCGCGGTCGTCACGCGCGGCCGGCATCGCGTGCTCCACGAGAACTTCGTGCGCATCGCGCTCTGGCTGGCGGCGTCTGGCGTGTGCTGGGTGATGGGCGGGCTCGCCGACGGTCCGGCGCGCGTGGCCTGGTGGGTCGCGGCCGTCGCGATCGAATACCTCGCGCCGGCGCTGTATTTCTACGTGCCGCGCCTGGGCCGGTCGAACACGACCGACTGGGACGTCGACGGCCACCACCTCGCCGAGCGCTGCGCGCTGTTCGTGATCATCGCGCTGGGCGAGTCGATCCTGGTGACCGGCGCGACGTTCGCCGGGCAGGCGTGGAGCGCGCCGACCTTCATGGCCTTCGGCGTGGCGTTCCTCGGCAGCGTGGCGATGTGGTGGATCTATTTCGACACCGGCGCCGAGCGCGCGAGCCATCGCATATCGCATTCCGACGACCCCGGTCGACAGGCGCGGCTGGCCTACACGTACCTGCACCTGCTCATTGTCGCGGGGATCATCGTGTGCGCCGTGGCCGACGAACTGACGCTCGCGCATCCCGACCATTTTCGCGGAAGCGGCAAGGCGGAGATCGTCGCGATGATCGGCGGCCCGATGCTCTACCTGCTCGGCGTGGCGTTGTTCAAATGGGTCTGCAACGACCGTCGCACCCCGCCGCTGTCGCACTGCGCGGGCGTCGCCCTGCTCGGCGCGCTGTTCCCGTTCGCGTTCGCCCACCTGCTCTCGCCGCTCGCGATCGGCGCGGCCACGACGCTGGTGCTGGTGATCGTCGCGACGTGGGAAACCATCGCGCTGCGTCGCGGGCGGTAG
- a CDS encoding alpha/beta hydrolase: MDQHETRSFDPLRRRMLTTAALGVAMAPLATLRNARAATAAPAVTPRRALATSFAPLKRIRAGLLDVEYAEAGPAKGPPVILLHGWPYDIHSYVEVAPLLANLGYRVIVPFLRGYGGTRFVSSDTLRNGQPTALAEDVVQFMDALRLRSAVIGGFDWGARSADIVAALWPQRVKALVSVSGYLIGSQAAGEVPLPPEAELQWWYQFYFATERGRAGYDRNRHDFARLIWKLASPKWAFDDATFDRSAASFVNDDHVDIVVHNYRWRLGLAHGEAKYDALESRLAQFPSIGVPSITMEGDANGAPHPQPDAYAKRFTGKYEHRLITGGIGHNLPQEDPHAFAQAIVDADRL; this comes from the coding sequence ATGGACCAGCACGAAACCCGATCGTTCGATCCGCTCCGCCGCAGGATGCTGACGACCGCCGCACTGGGCGTGGCGATGGCGCCACTCGCCACGCTGCGCAACGCGCGCGCCGCCACGGCAGCGCCTGCCGTTACGCCGCGCCGCGCACTGGCGACTTCGTTCGCGCCGCTGAAGCGCATCCGCGCCGGCCTGCTGGACGTGGAATACGCCGAAGCCGGGCCGGCGAAGGGCCCGCCGGTGATCCTGCTGCACGGCTGGCCCTACGACATCCACAGCTATGTCGAAGTCGCGCCGTTGCTGGCGAACCTTGGCTATCGCGTGATCGTGCCGTTCCTGCGCGGCTATGGCGGCACGCGTTTCGTTTCGTCCGACACGCTGCGCAACGGGCAGCCCACCGCGCTCGCCGAAGACGTCGTGCAGTTCATGGACGCACTGCGCCTGCGCAGCGCGGTGATCGGCGGTTTCGACTGGGGCGCACGCTCGGCCGACATCGTCGCCGCGTTGTGGCCCCAACGCGTCAAGGCGCTGGTGTCCGTCAGCGGCTACCTCATCGGCAGCCAGGCAGCAGGCGAAGTGCCGCTTCCGCCGGAGGCGGAGCTGCAATGGTGGTACCAGTTCTACTTCGCGACCGAGCGCGGTCGTGCGGGCTACGACAGGAACCGGCACGACTTCGCCAGACTCATCTGGAAACTCGCCTCGCCGAAGTGGGCGTTCGACGATGCGACCTTCGACCGCAGCGCGGCGTCGTTCGTGAACGACGACCACGTCGACATCGTCGTCCACAACTACCGCTGGCGCCTGGGCCTGGCGCACGGCGAGGCGAAGTACGACGCGCTGGAAAGCCGCCTCGCGCAGTTCCCGTCGATCGGCGTGCCAAGCATCACCATGGAAGGCGACGCCAACGGCGCGCCGCATCCGCAGCCGGACGCGTACGCGAAGCGCTTCACCGGCAAGTACGAGCACCGCCTGATCACCGGCGGCATCGGCCACAACCTGCCGCAGGAAGATCCGCACGCGTTCGCGCAGGCGATCGTCGATGCGGATCGCCTCTGA
- a CDS encoding cytochrome P460 family protein, producing MKIRWVVLPIALLVLGLIALTAADDAKAGKPASPVYGVTVPDGYRRWQFIASAREAAPFDELRVVLGNAIAVRAYRKGTLPFPDGSVLVKLAWKEVQSPDFASATIPGAATSVQVMVKDSKKYAASGGWGFGRFIGGVPTDEAQHRTCFACHRARVADRDFVFTRIAP from the coding sequence ATGAAGATCCGCTGGGTGGTGCTCCCGATCGCGCTGCTCGTGCTGGGCCTGATCGCCCTCACGGCCGCCGACGACGCGAAAGCCGGCAAGCCCGCGTCCCCGGTCTATGGCGTCACCGTGCCCGACGGCTACCGCCGCTGGCAGTTCATCGCCTCCGCGCGCGAAGCCGCGCCGTTCGACGAGTTGCGCGTGGTGCTCGGCAACGCGATCGCGGTGCGCGCGTATCGCAAGGGCACGTTGCCGTTCCCAGATGGCAGCGTGCTGGTGAAGCTGGCCTGGAAGGAAGTGCAGTCGCCCGATTTCGCCTCGGCGACGATCCCCGGCGCGGCCACCAGCGTGCAGGTGATGGTGAAGGATTCGAAGAAGTACGCCGCCAGCGGCGGCTGGGGTTTCGGCCGCTTCATCGGCGGCGTGCCGACGGATGAAGCGCAGCACCGCACCTGTTTCGCATGCCACCGGGCGCGCGTCGCGGATCGCGATTTCGTGTTCACCCGCATCGCCCCGTAG
- a CDS encoding oxidoreductase, with product MTQRWLITGSSRGLGRALTRAALDAGHRVIATARDPSQLQDLVQRHGDRVRAVALDVTDPAAAGHAVQVAVEAFGGLDVLVNNAGYGNVNSVEDTTLEDFRRQIETNLFGTIIMTKAAIPVMRGQRSGHIIQFSSVGGRVGAPGRAPYSAAKWGVEGFSEVLAQEMALVGVRVTIIEPGGFRTDFAGASTSLAEGGPEYDAVVGKAARMQREYDGRQPGDPARAARAILDVAALEAPPLRLALGSDAVAAIERVDRARLDELARWRELSVSTDFPA from the coding sequence ATGACGCAACGATGGCTCATCACCGGAAGCTCGCGCGGCCTGGGTCGCGCCCTGACGCGCGCCGCGCTCGACGCCGGGCATCGCGTGATCGCCACCGCACGCGATCCGTCGCAGCTGCAGGACCTGGTCCAACGCCATGGCGACCGCGTACGCGCGGTGGCGCTCGACGTCACCGATCCGGCGGCGGCCGGGCACGCGGTGCAGGTCGCGGTGGAGGCATTCGGCGGACTCGACGTGCTGGTGAACAACGCCGGCTACGGCAACGTGAACTCGGTCGAGGACACCACGCTCGAGGACTTCCGCCGCCAGATCGAGACCAACCTGTTCGGCACGATCATCATGACCAAGGCGGCGATACCGGTCATGCGCGGGCAACGCAGCGGCCACATCATCCAGTTCTCGTCCGTCGGCGGCCGCGTCGGCGCACCCGGTCGCGCGCCGTACTCGGCCGCGAAGTGGGGCGTGGAAGGGTTTTCGGAAGTGCTCGCGCAGGAGATGGCGCTGGTCGGCGTACGCGTGACGATCATCGAACCGGGCGGGTTCCGCACCGATTTCGCGGGCGCCTCGACCTCGCTCGCCGAAGGCGGGCCCGAATACGACGCCGTCGTCGGCAAGGCGGCCCGCATGCAGCGCGAGTACGACGGACGCCAGCCGGGCGATCCGGCGCGTGCGGCGCGCGCGATCCTCGACGTCGCCGCGCTGGAGGCGCCGCCGTTGCGGCTGGCGCTGGGCAGCGACGCGGTGGCCGCGATCGAACGCGTCGACCGCGCGCGCCTGGACGAGCTGGCGCGTTGGCGCGAGCTCAGCGTGTCGACCGACTTTCCCGCCTGA